In Paraburkholderia flava, one genomic interval encodes:
- a CDS encoding glycosyltransferase family 2 protein — translation MKVSVIVPTWRRINDLARCIAALDAQRRLADEVIVVVRAEDGATLEWLRAREAARPDARLTIALIDRPGVVAAYNRGLDCATGDVVCFTDDDAAPHADWIERIARAFEDDPALGGLGGRDIVHERYGVLQGEKPVVGLVRWYGRTIGNHHIGHGPAREVNILKGVNMSFRRDAVGTLRFDARLRGSGAQVHCEMAFSLDVGRRGWTLVYDPMLLVEHYPAARSDEDQRYTFNDVAYYNASFNLRLILCEHLSPSGRWAFVAYSALIGDRADPGLARALSLALRGDGPGLALRKWWVGLRAMRGAWAAAVRPQQP, via the coding sequence GTGAAAGTGTCCGTGATCGTGCCGACCTGGCGGCGCATTAACGACCTCGCCCGCTGCATCGCCGCGCTCGACGCGCAGCGCCGCCTCGCGGACGAAGTGATCGTGGTCGTGCGCGCGGAAGACGGCGCGACGCTCGAATGGCTGCGCGCACGCGAAGCCGCACGACCCGACGCACGCCTGACGATCGCATTGATCGATCGTCCCGGTGTCGTCGCGGCCTATAACCGTGGACTCGACTGCGCGACCGGCGACGTCGTGTGCTTCACCGACGACGACGCCGCGCCGCACGCCGACTGGATCGAACGCATCGCGCGCGCGTTCGAGGACGACCCCGCTCTCGGCGGACTCGGCGGCCGCGACATCGTGCACGAACGCTACGGCGTCCTGCAGGGCGAGAAGCCCGTCGTGGGACTCGTGCGCTGGTACGGCCGCACGATCGGCAACCATCACATCGGCCACGGCCCCGCGCGCGAAGTGAACATCCTGAAGGGCGTGAACATGTCGTTCCGCCGCGACGCGGTCGGCACGCTGCGCTTCGATGCGCGGCTGCGCGGCAGCGGCGCGCAGGTGCATTGCGAAATGGCGTTCAGCCTCGACGTCGGACGGCGTGGCTGGACCCTCGTGTACGACCCGATGCTGCTCGTCGAGCACTACCCGGCGGCGCGCAGCGACGAAGACCAACGCTACACGTTCAACGATGTGGCGTACTACAACGCGTCGTTCAATCTCCGACTCATCCTCTGCGAACACCTGTCGCCATCAGGCCGATGGGCGTTCGTCGCGTACTCCGCATTGATCGGCGACCGCGCCGATCCCGGACTCGCACGTGCCCTGTCGCTCGCATTGCGCGGCGACGGACCGGGGCTCGCGCTGCGCAAATGGTGGGTCGGTCTGCGTGCAATGCGCGGAGCGTGGGCAGCAGCCGTCCGTCCGCAACAACCGTAG